Proteins encoded within one genomic window of Gracilimonas sp.:
- a CDS encoding TraR/DksA C4-type zinc finger protein, whose protein sequence is MTDVEKKKLIKIITSRIEEVKEEIQELKELVKPIPLDASIGRVSRMDAINNKTINESSLREKTQQLKKLERALENSESGNFGICTKCASEIPFGRLEYMPHTTRCVNCVG, encoded by the coding sequence ATGACAGATGTGGAAAAGAAGAAGCTTATTAAAATAATTACTTCCCGGATTGAGGAAGTCAAAGAGGAAATCCAGGAACTGAAAGAATTGGTAAAGCCTATACCTCTGGATGCTTCTATTGGCCGGGTTTCACGGATGGATGCCATCAATAACAAAACCATCAATGAGTCTTCTCTAAGAGAAAAAACACAGCAGCTAAAAAAATTAGAACGGGCGTTAGAAAACTCGGAATCCGGCAACTTTGGAATCTGTACCAAATGCGCAAGTGAAATACCCTTTGGCCGACTTGAATACATGCCGCATACCACCCGCTGTGT